A section of the Lujinxingia litoralis genome encodes:
- a CDS encoding cell division protein ZapA, with protein sequence MSSQSTKTGSGRRAPTSVSDTASGSGPIQIEIRGQKLTIRSDREATFVRSLARYIDHKAEELQAAAPSAPFDKLMMLASMTVAEELFEARDELHRMHTQLSETTETLLDLINQVEEA encoded by the coding sequence GTGAGTTCGCAAAGTACCAAGACCGGTTCAGGCCGACGCGCGCCCACGTCCGTCTCGGACACCGCTTCGGGGTCGGGACCGATCCAGATCGAGATCCGTGGCCAGAAGTTGACCATTCGAAGTGATCGCGAGGCGACCTTCGTACGCAGTCTGGCGCGATATATCGACCATAAAGCTGAGGAGCTGCAGGCTGCCGCTCCCAGCGCGCCTTTTGATAAATTGATGATGTTGGCCAGCATGACCGTGGCCGAGGAGCTCTTTGAGGCTCGCGACGAGTTGCATCGCATGCATACGCAGCTCAGTGAGACGACCGAGACACTCCTGGACTTGATCAACCAGGTCGAGGAGGCCTGA
- a CDS encoding 5-formyltetrahydrofolate cyclo-ligase — MRKALRARRGALGAEVRARASEAVCQRLEADPVFAGARRVAGYRAVRGELDVDAALRAKLAQGGRVFLPRIGPDDRLEFVDAGQLDGLIPGAFGIEEPVGLASDPSEIDVFLVPALAFDRRGHRLGSGRGYYDRALADLLNTTLIGVGYDWQLLDDELPTEAHDHPVDIIATDARWHVSGPRSSLHTSKE, encoded by the coding sequence TTGCGAAAGGCCCTCCGGGCGCGCCGCGGCGCGCTGGGCGCCGAGGTGCGCGCGCGCGCCTCGGAGGCGGTGTGCCAGCGTCTGGAAGCGGATCCGGTGTTTGCCGGCGCCCGCCGCGTGGCGGGTTATCGGGCGGTGCGTGGGGAGCTTGATGTGGACGCGGCCCTGCGAGCGAAGCTCGCGCAGGGCGGGCGCGTGTTTTTGCCCCGCATCGGCCCCGACGATCGTCTGGAGTTTGTGGACGCCGGCCAGCTCGACGGTCTGATTCCCGGGGCTTTTGGCATTGAGGAGCCGGTGGGGCTGGCCAGCGACCCGTCCGAAATCGACGTTTTTTTAGTGCCGGCGCTGGCCTTTGACCGGCGAGGCCACCGCCTGGGGTCGGGGCGAGGCTACTATGATCGGGCGCTGGCCGATCTTCTGAATACCACACTTATCGGGGTGGGCTACGACTGGCAGTTGCTCGATGACGAGCTGCCGACGGAGGCGCACGACCACCCTGTGGATATCATCGCGACCGACGCGCGCTGGCATGTGTCCGGGCCCCGGTCGTCTTTACATACATCGAAGGAGTGA
- the rny gene encoding ribonuclease Y: protein MELMVYLIVGGLIGVVLGWLLAGSKAQARQQELVDQRVEALKQDTVESTRRRVEQEVRGELQEPVREELVEKYSAEARAEADRLVQRLKREAEAEADKVIKDAEIKSRQLVLEAQKEGEAELKTRRLEQQKIEQRLSNRESNLDARAERLDEREEAVKAREQQVADGEAGLAGSQVELERQRAEVEVLLEKVAGYSAEQARAELVARMVSQAELEANRKIKAIEEQAEEEADKRAQKIISVAVQRYAGDFVAEKCVNVVSLPSDDMKGRIIGREGRNIRALEAATGVDIIIDDTPEAVIVSGFDPVRREIARRSLEKLIADGRIHPTRIEEVVGKTDQEVAQSIKEAGERAAFELGIHGLHPELIKIVGRLKYRTSYGQNMWSHSIEVGYLCGLMASELGVNVKMARRAGLLHDIGKALTHEQEGSHALIGADLCRKYGEHEVVRNAVAAHHNDEPQNSVIAHLVIAADALSGARPGARREILETYVKRLEDLERISMGFKGVEKTYAIQAGREIRVMVEHSAVDDQAAFALSRDIARKIEDELTYPGQIKVTVIRETRAIDYAR, encoded by the coding sequence ATGGAACTGATGGTCTACCTGATCGTCGGGGGCCTCATTGGCGTGGTGCTCGGCTGGCTACTCGCCGGCAGCAAAGCCCAGGCCCGGCAGCAAGAACTCGTTGACCAGCGCGTGGAAGCGCTCAAGCAGGACACTGTTGAGAGCACGCGTCGCCGCGTCGAACAGGAGGTTCGTGGCGAGCTGCAGGAGCCGGTGCGCGAAGAACTCGTTGAGAAGTACAGCGCCGAGGCGCGGGCTGAGGCCGACCGGCTCGTTCAGCGCCTTAAGCGAGAGGCCGAGGCCGAGGCCGATAAAGTCATCAAAGACGCCGAGATTAAGTCGCGTCAGCTGGTATTGGAGGCTCAGAAGGAGGGGGAGGCGGAGCTTAAAACTCGGCGTCTCGAGCAGCAGAAGATCGAGCAGCGTCTGAGCAATCGGGAGTCGAACCTGGATGCCCGCGCCGAGCGTCTGGACGAGCGCGAGGAGGCGGTTAAGGCTCGCGAGCAGCAGGTGGCCGATGGGGAGGCCGGGCTGGCCGGCAGCCAGGTGGAGCTGGAGCGCCAGCGCGCGGAGGTGGAGGTGCTTCTGGAGAAGGTCGCCGGCTACAGCGCCGAGCAGGCCCGCGCCGAGCTGGTGGCCCGCATGGTCAGCCAGGCCGAGCTGGAGGCGAATCGCAAGATCAAGGCCATCGAGGAGCAGGCCGAAGAGGAGGCCGACAAGCGCGCGCAAAAGATCATCAGCGTGGCCGTGCAGCGCTACGCCGGCGACTTTGTGGCGGAGAAGTGCGTCAACGTGGTCAGCCTGCCTTCCGACGACATGAAGGGACGCATCATCGGGCGCGAGGGGCGCAATATTCGTGCGCTGGAGGCGGCCACCGGCGTTGATATCATCATTGATGATACGCCGGAGGCGGTGATCGTCAGCGGCTTTGACCCGGTACGTCGCGAGATCGCGCGGCGCTCGCTGGAGAAGCTCATCGCCGATGGGCGCATCCATCCCACGCGCATCGAAGAGGTGGTGGGCAAGACCGATCAGGAGGTTGCCCAGAGCATCAAGGAGGCCGGGGAGCGGGCGGCCTTTGAGCTGGGCATTCACGGGCTGCACCCGGAGCTCATCAAGATCGTGGGGCGGCTTAAGTACCGTACGAGCTACGGTCAGAATATGTGGTCGCACTCCATTGAGGTGGGCTACCTCTGTGGTCTGATGGCCTCGGAGCTGGGGGTGAACGTGAAGATGGCCCGTCGGGCTGGCCTGCTGCACGATATCGGCAAGGCGCTGACCCATGAGCAGGAGGGGAGCCACGCGCTGATCGGTGCCGACCTCTGCCGCAAGTACGGGGAGCATGAGGTGGTGCGCAACGCCGTGGCCGCGCACCACAACGACGAGCCGCAGAACTCGGTGATCGCGCACCTGGTCATCGCCGCCGACGCGTTGAGTGGTGCCCGGCCCGGGGCGCGCCGCGAGATTCTGGAGACCTACGTCAAGCGCCTGGAAGATCTTGAGCGCATCTCCATGGGCTTTAAGGGCGTGGAGAAGACCTACGCGATTCAGGCCGGTCGGGAGATCCGGGTGATGGTGGAGCACAGTGCGGTCGACGACCAGGCGGCCTTCGCGCTGAGCCGCGACATCGCCCGCAAGATCGAAGATGAGTTAACCTATCCGGGCCAGATCAAGGTCACGGTGATCCGCGAGACGCGCGCCATCGACTACGCACGCTGA